A section of the Flavobacterium ardleyense genome encodes:
- a CDS encoding DGQHR domain-containing protein, translating into MKNNTLKIPCLKGKIGTDDDGWFYYTGLMSFKEIANRVQLPKEIDKNYLNNDLKLGEWIQRDLDNKKTKLLVEYINTQPQRFFNSLILGIFDGAPVWQELKISNPNDSVDFFSEDEAKYFSSTMGVLTLEGNEKIFAIDGQHRAVGIREAIKDNKEILNDEVSVVFLAHRMTIDGIERTRRLFTTLNRYAKPVDLSEIIILSEDDNSAIITRRIIDEFKLLENKILVNKSPSINVNNKESYTNIRTLYSTVLTLLTDKKIFNITVDGCNSDSFIKNRLSSTELEELYKKICTELDDYLNVIPAFKKFIKEGVVDRKSHNTNLIFRPIGQHIFFDLVKIAKKYDKLEDVLEYFKKDTFNLNNPVWRKILWDEESNNITTQKTRIRYSILLMLDFLNIKFVKTKKDQELFTDFGFDSKSVFK; encoded by the coding sequence ATGAAAAATAATACACTTAAGATACCTTGTCTAAAAGGAAAAATAGGAACTGACGATGATGGTTGGTTTTATTATACTGGTTTAATGTCTTTTAAAGAAATAGCAAATAGAGTTCAACTTCCTAAAGAAATTGATAAAAATTATTTAAATAATGATTTAAAACTTGGTGAATGGATTCAAAGAGATTTGGATAATAAAAAAACAAAATTGTTAGTTGAATATATAAATACCCAACCTCAAAGATTTTTCAATAGTTTAATATTAGGTATTTTTGACGGAGCACCGGTATGGCAAGAGTTAAAAATTAGTAATCCAAATGACAGTGTAGATTTTTTTAGTGAAGATGAAGCAAAATATTTTTCATCTACAATGGGCGTTTTAACATTAGAAGGGAATGAAAAAATTTTCGCAATCGACGGTCAACATAGAGCAGTAGGTATAAGAGAAGCAATTAAAGATAATAAAGAAATATTAAATGATGAAGTTTCTGTTGTATTTCTAGCACATAGAATGACCATAGATGGAATAGAAAGAACTAGAAGATTGTTCACAACGTTAAACAGATATGCAAAACCAGTTGATTTAAGTGAAATTATTATCCTAAGTGAAGATGACAATAGTGCTATTATTACTAGAAGAATTATTGACGAATTTAAATTATTAGAAAATAAAATTTTAGTAAACAAAAGCCCTTCTATAAATGTAAATAATAAAGAATCATACACAAACATTAGAACTTTATATTCTACGGTTTTGACCTTATTAACAGACAAAAAAATTTTTAATATAACAGTGGATGGATGTAATAGTGATTCTTTTATAAAAAATAGATTAAGTTCAACCGAGTTAGAAGAATTATACAAAAAAATATGTACTGAATTAGATGATTATCTTAATGTCATTCCAGCATTTAAAAAATTCATAAAGGAAGGGGTAGTCGATAGAAAAAGTCATAATACAAATTTAATTTTCAGACCAATAGGTCAGCATATTTTTTTTGACTTAGTAAAGATTGCCAAAAAATATGATAAATTAGAAGATGTTTTAGAATATTTTAAGAAAGACACTTTTAACTTAAACAACCCTGTTTGGAGAAAAATACTTTGGGATGAAGAATCCAATAACATTACAACTCAAAAAACAAGAATTAGATATTCCATTCTTCTAATGTTAGATTTTTTAAATATTAAATTTGTTAAAACAAAAAAAGATCAAGAATTATTTACAGATTTTGGATTTGATTCAAAAAGTGTTTTTAAATAA
- a CDS encoding phosphoadenosine phosphosulfate reductase family protein — MSAIKHVLGISGGKDSAALAIYMNRKHPDIDVEYYTCDTGKELTETYDLINKLNSVLGKNIRLYKSIDDLNSPEKNPFDHFLAMYGGYLPSATARWCTGKMKLEPFENEIGDKPTISYVGIRGDENREGYVSKKENIQSIFPFRKNIWSEDVIKKFLANSNIEFLKREFERVSSSSQLQMILQYIEQPISLRFTQKQKLNALLDTDVKLFNRVVFEFLKSTDYPVGKLESFSLIDNDEVLGIDEIFKELKDSGVGIPAYYLPLDYTVEIDGEIKTGTYSRSRSGCFFCFYQQKIEWVWLLEQHPELYAKAMEYEKEGYTWTIEPLIDLKKPERVQSIKKEHYLRMHKIKTNAKNSTSWQDEILEAEGEGCASCFI, encoded by the coding sequence ATGAGCGCAATAAAACATGTTTTAGGAATTTCAGGTGGTAAGGACAGCGCTGCATTGGCGATATATATGAATAGAAAACATCCAGACATTGATGTCGAATATTATACTTGCGATACTGGAAAAGAGCTTACAGAAACTTACGATCTGATCAATAAATTAAATTCAGTTCTAGGAAAGAATATTCGCTTATATAAGTCTATAGATGACTTGAATTCTCCAGAAAAAAATCCATTTGATCACTTTTTAGCAATGTACGGGGGATATTTACCTTCTGCAACCGCTCGATGGTGTACCGGCAAAATGAAACTTGAACCTTTCGAAAATGAAATTGGAGACAAACCAACAATTTCTTACGTAGGAATTAGAGGAGATGAAAATCGCGAAGGTTATGTATCAAAAAAAGAAAATATCCAATCAATCTTTCCATTCCGAAAAAACATTTGGAGCGAAGATGTAATTAAAAAATTTCTAGCAAATTCCAATATTGAATTTTTGAAAAGAGAATTTGAACGAGTTTCATCTTCATCGCAACTTCAGATGATTTTGCAATATATCGAACAACCTATTTCCTTGCGTTTTACGCAGAAACAAAAATTAAACGCACTTTTAGATACTGATGTAAAGTTATTCAACAGAGTGGTCTTCGAATTCCTGAAATCGACCGATTATCCAGTTGGTAAGCTTGAAAGCTTTTCGCTGATTGATAATGACGAAGTTTTAGGAATAGATGAAATCTTTAAAGAACTAAAAGATTCAGGTGTCGGTATTCCTGCTTATTATTTACCCTTGGATTATACAGTTGAAATTGATGGGGAAATAAAGACTGGCACATACTCTAGAAGCCGATCTGGATGTTTCTTTTGTTTCTATCAACAAAAAATCGAATGGGTTTGGTTATTAGAGCAACATCCAGAATTGTATGCCAAAGCAATGGAGTATGAAAAAGAAGGATATACTTGGACTATTGAACCACTAATTGATCTCAAAAAACCAGAAAGGGTTCAATCCATAAAAAAAGAGCACTATTTAAGAATGCATAAAATCAAAACGAACGCAAAAAATTCTACTAGTTGGCAAGATGAAATCTTAGAAGCTGAAGGTGAAGGTTGTGCAAGTTGCTTTATATAA